The nucleotide sequence AGTAGTTTATTGGAGGCTTATGAATATAATAAGCTTTAGGTAATAAGTTTCATTTGATAGACATAAAAAatggagcttatgaaaatcataagttcttaaaaaataagctacttctagtagcttatgaataaaagtagagcttatgaattgaaaaataagtttcatctagtttaccaaacacttatagaaAATAATAAGCTCTAGCTACTAGTTTCAAAAATAGACTCTAGCTCCAGCTCTAgtctataagctccagctccagctacaacTACAAGCTCCAGCTCTAGCTAGTTTCATCTAAAAACATTTGTAATCAAAGTATCTATCTAGTTTATTTAATTATATCATTatactatattatatattaatattatatgttattcaTTGTTCAACGTTCATCAATACTAATTACCATGAGGAGTTATATTCACAATGGTAGAATAGTAATTTCACTCATGTTAATTAATGAAGTAAACATTTTACTTATCCATGATATTTTgcctttgtttttaaaaacttttttttcttatattttcaACCCTTTTATCCTTTttcccattttttttttcttttacgctCAATAACCCGATCAAAACTATCCTTTCAATTAACTGATCATAAACACCCTGCATCGAAGCGCAAATTTTTTTTACtcgttatatattatattatattatattatagtaaAATGATAACGACGGCCCTAAGGATTGTcattaacatgctttaaaatgttgtAAATTTTGATAACCGTCTTTATGACAATGACTAATAACCGCCATGTACAATTACTTAATACATGTTAACGACAACCCTTAGAGCTGTCGTTAGCATTTttccatattatattatattatactatactatACTACATTATATAAACCGTTAAAAATATCAAAGATTTTAACTATAAACTAGTTATCATTCATCAGGTGTAAACGTTattgaatattataataataataatacacactaacaatgattatgataaactaatcaaGCTAAATCTGTGCAGTGCAAGAAGTGATCACCAATTGTTACTAACTAGCTTCATTCTCGCAATTCTCTTAATTATAATTCATCGAGTGCAAATGTTATTGAACAAAATTAAAAATAATacacaataacaataacaaaatatTATGATATTCAAGTCAATTATCAATTAATTATTAACTTCATATGCTAAAAGGCATGGCAATTCGTGTCGATTTACCCCCTTCAACAGTCAAGAGCATCAAACGACACACCAACCTCATCCCCTATTTTACACTTACACCCCCCAACTTTACATATCATTTGTAACTTTCCTACAAAATTTACAAACTTACCCCCATTAGGGGTGCCAAATGTAACTTCTAATTTTAATACAATGTCCATAAAAAACCCACCCAAATTTTTGACAATATTTATCTTTTTTCTCGACGCGAGTTAAGTTTCTCTGTtaacaccgttcaactcgaaataattttacaaacaaaatgcAAGTAACTATATTCGAAACAGAGTCTTTTTTGTGAGTTTATGAGGTGGTACGCGAAACGACCTGGGTTCGAGTCCTTGTGACCCCTTTTCCCTTTTTATTAGTAATTTTTTCATCAATTCTCACTCAACATTAGTTTTATAAAAGCCGTTAAAATATTCCGCAGCAACGCGCGGACTAATTGTTTTTGGTTATAACTAACTAGCTTCATTCTTGAAACTCTTATACTGTCGACGGTGTTAACTCCGTTTATTTTCCCATCCGCGTGTCCCTTACATTTTTCTGGATTTTCAGTGGCatttttcggagttttgtcctttccacCTATCTTTGTGCTTCTCTTGTAGGTCGCAAACTGCCGACGTTTTTGTAGGTGGGATGTAGGTTACTATTTTGGGCGGAGAGGTCTTTTGAGGAAAATAGTTCCTTTTGTTACTTTGGTGGGTTTAGGCTTAAAATTTAGCGTTTAATTAGTCAATTTTAGGGGTATGGTGGTGTTTGGTCGTTGATGGAGGgtgttttgatcgttggtgtaggAGCATCAATAGAGTTTGTTTAGTTTGGTTTATTGTCGATATCTTTAAGACAACATCTCATATTTTTCCGCTCTAGATGTGGTTTCCTTTTGACATTGGCTTTTTCCGTCCTTCCTTGATATCTCGCTGAAACACCAGCTGGTTCGTCGCTTTTTTTTTCTTTGGTACAAAAACGTTTcccatttcttttcttttttttaacggccaaagaaTCAATTATATTAAAAAGGCTATCCCTGGCAAGACGCTAAGGGATAATTACAACGGCATAGATAACCATAAGTTCTAATTCGAAACTAAATGACCTCTATTTTTAATCCAACGAAAATAAAATAATCTAATAACATCAAAAAACTACTTTTACTACAAAAAGAATCATGAAAAACTACACCGTTCCTATATCGCCATAAGGCCCACAAGGAAGTAACCTTAACTGCGATGATTCGATTCTTGAACGACACCTGTAATCGAACTCCCTCAATTCAAGATAGAAACGAATCCCATGATGAAAACTGAGGAATGTCGCAATCAAGCCGAATCCGAATTTTATGCCATAACTCAAGAGCCAATTCACACTCAAAAAACAAGTGGTCTCGAGTCTTAACCCCATTATTACATATCAGGCAAACAATAGAGTTGATTTCTATCCCCTTCGTGGATAGGTTCCAACGAACGGGAAGAGAATTTAAACGTAAACGCCATAAGAATATATTCACTTTTCTCGGAACAAATTTGTACCATACCGTTTCGACATCAGAAGAATGAAGCAATCTACGATATATATCCCCTTAAATCTTTTACAGTGTACCACCCTTCATCGCTGATTGTACGCGACCACGAATCAGGACGATCGAAAATAACAGGATGCCCAATTTCCTCGTAGAAATAGTTGAGAATTTATTCGTTTCGACCACCTAAATTTTCCCTTGCCCAAGCTATGTGACAATTCCCGTTTACAATATTATCAGCAACAAAACCATTCTGATTAGTATCCAAGTGGAGGCATCTATTAAAACGCGAAGAAAGAGTTGACGTACCGCACCATAAATCATGCCAGAACCGAATCGAACTACCATTACCGACCAACATACGGAAGATGTCGACTGGAATGTTACTataacaccctagatttttttttgaaatcacagcggaagtatttaaaacaaccataacataaTTCTTTATTAAACACAACTATTTATTATTCAAAAACCCGCAATATGGTGTTACTTAACAAAACGGTTTCATTATTACAAAATCACGACATCAGAGTTCCAAAGGTTGTCAAACATATCCACTAGACATCCCATCTTCTCCCAAATACTAGCATGTAATAATCaacaacctgcagggaagatgagggggattagcacgaagctaagtgaatgaaactatcATAACAGTATTAGCATACAATATCAAATCATACAACTGTGGGTCACAACTAACAACAAATAACTTTGTTATCCCAGAGGACCGGCGACCAGGCCTGACCTGTAaccctagctgatcgggctagagtctaccgatagttccTGTTACTAACTCCTTCGCATAGAAATCCAGACGCAACGCATGCATCATTCAAATCTATACTACACAGATATTAACACTCGAACACAACCTAACAAATCAAGGTTGACCTCATGAGTCCAACCTCACAAATCAAGACTGACTCCCAGCATCCGACCTCACAAATCAAGATCGAATCAACTGGTGCACATACAATCATATAATCAACACAATATATCAATAATATACTATCATGGAAATCTAATCGGGCAGTCAGGGCAACAGTAGCACAACTAGCTACTCTATACTAATATCCGAAAGGATAGTTCCACTCACCGATATCCACAAGTACTCAGTGATCTAATATTACTGAGTCTTTTGCTtactcttatcacctgagaataatacaATCCAAGTCAGTAATCATATCTCAAATATATATACTGAATCAAAAACACTATTTTGCTCGAATGGATTATACACGAAATTTACAGAACATATTTTTAGCATCAAAAAGTATTAAAAACACTTTTCACGCAAGATTTATGCCAAAACTCATTTAACGCACTTTTTGACATAAACCCCAAAATCACTATTTCAAGAAATATCCATCACACCAGTCATGCATATAACATATAAATAACATATATAGTGTATAGcgataaacaatttaatcatacaatcCATCAATTACTCCTATTTTGTACCAAAACTTATAAAAGTCTCAAAAAATAATCTTTTTACTACAAATCATTAACATCATAAGTTAATATTTACCTAATCTCATTCTTAACCAAATTCTCTTCTTTCTGTATAACATAAAACCACATTTTGACTAACATGTAAGCGCATATATACTTCTTTTAACATTGAAACATCATTTTAATACAACAAATCATAATCATCTTGTCATTAAGTCACACGTCATATTAACAATGAGTGGTgataactaattaatattttaatgaaGTTATTAGCTTCATATTACCATCATCTAACCATTATAACACTTATAACACATCAATTTCATCAAATCTACAACATATAGCTAGATTTGATCACTACCCTATTTGtagtaaaacttgtaaaaactatactttTAATTCATACAAATCAACCATATTTTAACTATACCAATCATGCAGATATCATATACAAAACATGTGTAGTCATCAACAATCATCAATTTACTAAAAAGATAACAAATAACTAGATTGAATCATTTGCCCTAATAGTTACAAAACCCTCAAAACTAATGTTTAACTCCACATAAATTATACATGTTTTAACATAAATCAAGCATACTACAATCATACTTATAACATCTATAAGTTATAACCATAGTCAAGTTCAACATATAAACATCAAACCAAAAGGTCTGATCACTACCTTATTAGTTATCCAAATCTATAAAATAATTTAATTAACAGAGATCATGTAAGTCATACCTTATTTTGGCTTCCTAAATCACAGAATATTTCTTTCTTTGATATATATTTAGACACCATAAATTACAAGTGTGGTTGCGTTTGtagatacatatgtatgtatatgatgatCAGTTAAATAtgaataaggaaagaacaaaggcTAAAGGGTGCGCTGGTCTATATCTCAAGTGGCAAAATGCATAAAACGATTTAAAACCCATGAGTACCTCAACCATCTCATATTAAACCATCTCATATTTaattggttataataataataatacttaagaaatgaaatgaatgagaTAATGGAACCAAGGGACTAGCGTAActttctaattttttttattatcaaagaAATGATTTACACTACTAGTACACTTACATTATTTAGCTTTTTATCCGTGATTTAAATATGACGCATTCATTAGGCAGTCCTAACGAAGTCCAATTCAACCAAACAAATATTTTCTATGACCATCGTCATAAAAAGTATTCATTTGTCCACTTAATAAATACTCCActcataatttattatttcactttATATTTAGCCGTTGTTATTTATccataatttaaatatcatatAACAAAACTAATATTATTTACTCTTTTCATCTAGGCCATTAATCAGGGTGTTACAGTTACCATCAGATATGCACTTTGAACAAGTTGAAACAATGTTAGAGCATACACTAGGACTGGATGCTGTAGTACATTCAAAAATGTTACCATGAATGGATTTGACAATCGTAACCCACATATCCTTCGGCTTCGTCAAGTACCGCCACCTCCATTTATAAATTAATGCTAAGTTTAAAGCCTTGAGACTCCCAACATTAAGCCCACCTTATCTCATAGTGCTCTTACATCCTAACGACATATTTAGAAAATATTTTATGTATCTTTTATTTTATTGTAGATTGTGTATATCTCTAGCTAGTTTGTTTCTCTTGTATTCTATATAAGTGGTTTAATGTAATACACAAAATCACGTTGTTATTCTTAATTATCTCATGGTATCAGCCTAACctaattttcttttttctttttttttctttcctggTCGTCGACCTTATTTGTCCTTCCATGGCTGGCGATTCAAGCTCCAATGATACCACCACCACCAATGATTCTCTGCTCCCTCTGTCCACTGTTCTCCACATGTTAACCATCAAAATTAACTCCACAAATTACCTTCTTTGGCAAAAACAGATGAATCCTTTGCTTGCTTATTAGCAACTTACAGGTTATGTAGATGGCACAAAGCCGAAACCTCCACCCACCATAAGCGAAGGTACCATCACATCTCCTAATCCTGATTATGCCTCATGGGTTGCTGGCGATCAACGTGCCTTAATTCTCATTCAATCATCATTGTCTGAAGAGGCTATAGCTGAGACCCTCAGTCACTCTACCTCTCGTGATGTGTGGCTTGCTCTTGAATCCACATATCGCCATGATTCGAGGGACGCAATCATATTCTGCGTGATTCTCTTCGAACTCTCAAGAAGGGTTCTTCATATGTTCCTGAATTTTCTAAGAAGTTTAAAAACATCTGTGATCAATTTCAAGCTATCGGTCAAAATCTCTCTGATGATGACAAAACACATTGTTTTTTGTGTGGTCTTGGTCCATCATTCGAAACTTTTTCCACAACACAACGACTTACCACTTCTAGACCTCGATTTTGTGACTTGGTATCTCAGGCAGAAAGTCATGAGATGTTTCTTCAGTCAGTTATGGATACACCTGCTGCTGCTCCGGTTGCTTTTAACACCACGACTTCAGCCACCTCTTCTCGTGGCCGTGTCACATCAAATAACCGAGGCTTTTCTTCTCGGGGCTCTTATTCTCGAGGTCGTGGTCGTGGTAATTATCATCAGCGCACACCTCAGTGTCAATGGTGTAGGCAGAATGGTCACTATGCAACTTCATGCCCTGATCTTCATAATGTTGCTCGTTCATCTTCTTCTACACCAACTATTGATGCTAATCTTGCTGCGGCTTTTCAGGCTCAATGCAATACTACTCCGGATTGGTTTGTTGATACAGGTGCATCGGATCACATGACTTCTCATGCTACTCAACTTGACATCGCCACTCCTTACACTGGTAACGATTCAGTTTTCTTTGCCAATGGGGATAACTCTTATGTATCTCACATTGGCAAGGTGACCTTATCTCCTAATATTTCTTTACTTGTTGTTTTAGTGGTTCCAAAGATTAAAAAGAATTTGCTTTCAGTCAGTAAGTTAACAAGTGATAATCCGGTTGATGTGTTATTTTCTGATCCTATGTTTTTTATTCAGAACCACCGAACCAAGGAAACTCTCGCCACCGGAAGGCGTAGAAATGGATTATATGTTTTAGAGCGAAGTCAACATGCGTTTTTGGCAAAGCTCTCATCTAAACGTTTACATGCTTCTTTTGATTTATGGCACAATCGATTAGGGCATGTTTCTCATGATGTTATTTCAATTTTACATAAACATGGTTCTTTATTTATTACTTATGTTTTACCGAATCCTAGTTTATGCTCTTCTTGCCAATTAGCAAAGAGCAAATGATTATCTTTCGATATTAATAAAAAACATTCTTTACATATTTTGGATTTGGCGCATTGTGATTTATGGGGACCTTCTCCTGTTGTTTCTATTGATGGTTATCGATATTATGTTATTTTTGTTGATGATCACTCTAGGTTCACATGGTTTTATCCATTAACGGCTAAATCTGAGTTTGTTAGTGTATTTGCAGCCTTTATTGCATTAGTTCAAACACAGTTTTCATGCAAAATAAAGACCTTTCAATCAGGTGATGGTATTGAATTCACGAACCACATAGTTCGTGATATGTTGCTAAAAAATGGCACTCATCATCGGCTCTCTTGCCCGCATACGCCTCAACAAAATGGGTGAGCTGAAAGAAAACATCAACATGTCACTGAAACTGGTTTGGCTCTTGTGTTTAACGCTCATATGCCAGCTTCTTATTGGACTCACGCTTTTAGCTCCGCGGTTTATATTATTAATCGTTTACCTACAAAGGTTCTTGGCTTTCAATCGTCCTATGAGCTGTTATTCTTTACCAAACCAAATTATGCTAATTTTAGTGTTTTTGGATGCTGTGTTTTCTCATATCTTCGGGATTATTCTTCTCATAAGCTTGCTCCTCGAAGTGCGCCTTGTGTATTTATCCATTATAGTACTCGTTACAAGGGTTATCAATGTCTTGACTTATCTACTCATTGAATTTATACAACTCGCCATGCACAGTTTGACGAATCCGTTTTTCCATTTAAAGGTCAATCATCAACTGCTACTCATATTCTATCAACCTACTGTGATGATTACCCTTTACTGGTGTCTTCGTCAACATCATTACCCTCGCCTCCCGTCTGACCAAGTGCAAGTCCTCCTTGTGATTTATGTGAGCATTCTTCAGCCACTATTTCGGTACCATCACCTACTATTCCTACAGCATCTTCGGCTGAACCTAAGTCCTCTACAGGAATGGACTCATCCACCAAAACTTCCTCTGAACCATCGGTCTCTAACTCGTCAACTGCACCTACTCATGTCGCCACTTTGTCTACACATCCTATGCAAACTCGAGCTAAACATGGTATTTTTAAGCCAAAACATTTTGCAGATCTCTCTCATCTTCGGTCCTCTTCTTTACATCACGCTCTCTTCACTTCAAAAGAGCCAAAAGGATTTAAATCTGCTGCTAAGGATCCAAAGTGGTTTGATGCtatgtttgatgaaatgaaagctTTAACTTTAAACACTACTTAAGACTTAGTACCGCGACCATTGCACTCCAATATTGTTGGTTCCAAGTGGGTTTTTCGAACCAAATATTTGGCTGACGGGTCTATTGACAAATATAAAGCACGAGTAGTTGCTCAGGGGTTCACTCAAGTTCCGGGTATTGATTATTCGGCTACCTTAAGTCATGTAGTTAAAGCTTCCATTGTTCGAGTTATTCTTTCTTTAGCTGTGTTGAACAAATGGCCACTTCATCAACTCGACGTTAAAAATGCTTTTCTCAATGGCAATTTATCTGAAATTGTTTATATGGAGAAGCCTCCAGGTTTTTTGGATTCACACTTTCCAAATCATGTTTGTCGATTAAAAAAGGCATTATACGGTTTGAAACAAGCCCCTCGGGCCTGGTTCCAACGCTTAAGCTCATTTCTTGTTAGCCTTGGTTTTTCTTGTAGTCGAGCTGACACCTCCTTATGTTGTTTTTAAGAAGGCGTCTGATATTCTTTATCTTTTGGTATATGTTGACGACATTATTCTTACTGGGAACAATTCTGCTATGGTTCGTCAGTTTATTTCTCTCCTGAATAAGGAGTTTCTTATAACTGATCTTGGAAAACTTAGTTATTTTCTCGGTCTTGAGGTTTCCTATCACAATTCGGGCATCTTTTTAAGCCAATCTAAGTATGCCTATGATATTCTTACACGTGCTCGTCTTTTGGACGCGAAGCCTGCTGCTACGTCATTATCCACATCAAATTATTTGTCTTCACAAGGAAAACCTTTTCATGATCCAACTCAATACCGTTCTTTAGTTGGAGCACTTCAGTATCTCACCATAACTCGTCCGGATCTATCTTATGCTGTGAATCAGGTGAGTCAGTTTCTTCATGCTCCTACTATGGATCATTTTCAGGCTGTTAAATGAATTTTAAGATACGTTAAAGGAACTTTGTCGTATGGTTTATCGTTTCTTCATGCTTCATCTCCTAATGTTTTGGGTTATTCTGATGCGGATTGGGCTCGTTGCATTGAGACTCGTCGATCCACCTATGGTTACTCTATTTTTTTAGGTGGTAATCTTGTTTCCTGGAGTGCGAAGAAGCAACCTACTGTTGCCCGCTCCAGTTGTGAGTCAAAATATCGGGCTATGGCCAATACTGCTGCTGAGATTCTATGGCTTACTCATCTTCTTCGAGAACTGCATGTCTTGCCCTATGGCCATCCCACTTTATTATGTGATAATTGCAGTGCTATCTTTTTGAGTCGGAATCCGTTTTCTCATAAGCGTGCAAAGCACATCGACATTGATTACCATTTTGTTCGTGAGTTAGTATTGTCCGGGAAGCTTCATACCAAATATGTATCCAATAATTTGCAACTAGCTGATATATTTACTAAGAGTCTTCCTCGTCCATTGTTTGAAGAGTTTCGGTCCAAGCTTCGAGTTGGCTCTCCCCCCTCTGCGCTTGGGGGGTAATGGCATATTTAGAAAATATTTTATGTATCTTTTATTTTTATTGTAGATTGTGTATATCTCTAGCTAGTGTGTTTCTCTTGTATTCTATATAAGTGGTTTAATGTAATACACAATATCACGTTGTGATTCTTAATTATCTCACATCTCATGGTTTTTTTACCCTTAAGGTTCAACCTCTTGAGATCTTGGGTGGAGTGGGTGTCTTTGTAGTGGCATCTGATTTCTCGGCTAACATAAGACGTTAATGTATTTGGTGTTGGGTGTTTGTCACTTTTTGTGTCTAAGTGTTTGGTTGATCGTACGACTGGTTTTGAGATTTTTGTGGTTTCATGGTTGCATTTCGTCTTCATCAGATTGTCACATGTTCATGATATCACCTTGTCgacaatttatttatttttttgttatttttcGTGATATGTTCTGCAAAGACGTGGGTGTTGTTCATGCTACTTATTTGTTATCATTGTAGTTATGGTCTATGGTTGAAGTATTATTCAAATAGTCATTTAATATAGTCAAAGATTCACGTACCGGTGTGTATCAATATGTAACTATATTAGATTATTTAAATTATGTTTTTTTAGGAAAAAAATAAGGAAAGAAATAAACTCAAGGTATTTGTGGCAACGATAGTAGAACTAGTGGTGGTGGAGTGGGGTTTTTGCCTCTTATCAAATGGATTAGTTAAAGGTTTGGTTTTAACATCTTTAGTGTATGTGCAAGATTAGAGATTATGTGTTATTCTTTTATAAAGTAGATATACTGGTTGAAGGTATAGAATTACTTGATTGTTTGATTATATGTACCCATTGTTGGCAAGTTACAGGGATTGACTATTTCTTTTGATGatacaaatgatgatgattatattgA is from Rutidosis leptorrhynchoides isolate AG116_Rl617_1_P2 chromosome 10, CSIRO_AGI_Rlap_v1, whole genome shotgun sequence and encodes:
- the LOC139871425 gene encoding uncharacterized protein, whose translation is MAGDSSSNDTTTTNDSLLPLSTQLTGYVDGTKPKPPPTISEGTITSPNPDYASWVAGDQRALILIQSSLSEEAIAETLSHSTSRDVWLALESTYRHDSRDAIIFCAESHEMFLQSVMDTPAAAPVAFNTTTSATSSRGRVTSNNRGFSSRGSYSRGRGRGNYHQRTPQCQWCRQNGHYATSCPDLHNVARSSSSTPTIDANLAAAFQAQCNTTPDWFVDTGASDHMTSHATQLDIATPYTGNDSVFFANGDNSYVSHIGKVTLSPNISLLVVLVVPKIKKNLLSVSKLTSDNPVDVLFSDPMFFIQNHRTKETLATGRRRNGLYVLERSQHAFLAKLSSKRLHASFDLWHNRLGFTWFYPLTAKSEFVSVFAAFIALVQTQFSCKIKTFQSGDATISVPSPTIPTASSAEPKSSTGMDSSTKTSSEPSVSNSSTAPTHVATLSTHPMQTRAKHARVVAQGFTQVPGIDYSATLSHVVKASIVRVILSLAVLNKWPLHQLDVKNAFLNGNLSEIVYMEKPPVELTPPYVVFKKASDILYLLVYVDDIILTGNNSAMVRQFISLLNKEFLITDLGKLSYFLGLEVSYHNSGIFLSQSKYAYDILTRARLLDAKPAATSLSTSNYLSSQGKPFHDPTQYRSLVGALQYVKGTLSYGLSFLHASSPNVLGYSDADWARCIETRRSTYGYSIFLGGNLVSWSAKKQPTVARSSCESKYRAMANTAAEILWLTHLLRELHVLPYGHPTLLCDNCSAIFLSRNPFSHKRAKHIDIDYHFVRELVLSGKLHTKYVSNNLQLADIFTKSLPRPLFEEFRSKLRVGSPPSALGGKQEEDNTGLFIKNSKKASVEQRCSKSNKPKVAASSGRADFDFRISKKEAEACDHIIADYTCSDAKQEEDNTGLFIKNSKKASVEQRCSKSNKPEVAASSGRADFDFRISKKEAEACDHIIADYTCSDA